One Rhodoferax ferrireducens T118 DNA segment encodes these proteins:
- a CDS encoding ComEA family DNA-binding protein: MKFSIAKTTLISLTLLLSASVCTAADTKAVAPQQAASKAQATTKSVKSGADAKPKVAPKIKLVDINSASAAELKKLPGISDAQAAKIIAGRPYGSKAWLVSHNIIDAAVYEGLRQQVIAKQPNKDAVKNAELYIKKK; the protein is encoded by the coding sequence ATGAAATTCAGCATCGCCAAAACCACCCTCATCTCCCTCACTCTGCTGTTGTCCGCCAGCGTATGCACGGCTGCAGACACCAAAGCTGTCGCGCCGCAGCAAGCCGCCAGCAAAGCGCAGGCGACCACCAAAAGCGTCAAGAGCGGCGCTGATGCCAAACCCAAGGTCGCGCCCAAAATCAAACTGGTTGACATCAACAGCGCCAGCGCTGCGGAACTGAAAAAGCTCCCTGGCATCAGCGACGCGCAAGCTGCCAAGATCATCGCTGGCCGACCTTACGGCAGCAAGGCTTGGTTGGTGAGTCACAACATCATCGACGCGGCAGTTTACGAAGGACTGAGACAGCAGGTTATTGCCAAGCAGCCGAACAAGGACGCAGTTAAGAACGCGGAGCTCTACATCAAAAAGAAATAG
- a CDS encoding OmcA/MtrC family decaheme c-type cytochrome: MKYSELSSQKRAGPHWLKFAAAGLLAAAIAGCGGSDGAAGPAGATGPAGATGPAGTPAVPTVSVAALTPAQWADANFTGVVTGVTIASPPVVSFKVTDATGAPVIGLGSTSKSATAKFASYPNLAFALAKLVPAANGSPSKWVSYNVTTVETSTAAITASKPTTDNTGTLVDNGDGSYKYTFYRDITKAKDVVAALTLTGANKAADLGDLTYDPTLTHRLVLQLSGNAPGTGTNTADAVQVTPGVAMKNPLNVIYDFIPASGKVVTDTDTQREIVAIASCNQCHSKLAFHGGGRVDTRYCVVCHSDQRKYSNAEAATTSTGYSGSTYRINDKAVGNFPMFVHALHKGKELTKTGYNYANVLFNEIGYPQPITNCVKCHDGSATAKNKTAQGDNWKNVPNLVACGSCHDNVNFATGANHIGGAKADDKLCALCHDASSIASVYHVTVDPTGANGRGGYPLNTADNVPTPGFPSGQGPSIPLASQLNLPAGVYKIGLEIKSVTVAGAAGAKKATVVYRVLKDGAPVTLNTTGNLITGVDGTPDIYLAYGVPQDGQPADGSTVVDWNASQSVHVSDIVATQGAPAADGWYTVVVNKIIPDNAKMVTAGLGINYNGFVQLNNAAYPKGIRLREPKFAMMTATGYTARRAVVDGDKCNSCHGQLGVAPSFHSGARNNGAGCVMCHTPNNSTGHTGAANNFGGGWSVSGKNLIHSIHASGKREQAFTYEATAANPNGFQEVTYPGVLNKCEQCHVAGSYDFSASANAAALPNLLWTTEAKTDMSNPTSAPSIGLSPWVTTLGAGQANYSTTGTLPLGNLVTSPVTSSCFGCHDSKTAVAHMQLNGGTIYGLVSAVSVSKTTDRSQGFAKVESCTVCHGTGKVADIKVVHMN, from the coding sequence GTGAAATATTCTGAACTTTCAAGTCAAAAAAGAGCGGGGCCGCATTGGCTCAAGTTCGCTGCGGCGGGCTTGCTCGCGGCTGCCATTGCTGGTTGCGGTGGTAGCGATGGCGCTGCTGGCCCGGCCGGCGCGACCGGACCTGCCGGGGCGACTGGCCCCGCTGGCACACCTGCCGTTCCCACAGTCAGTGTCGCAGCCCTTACGCCTGCACAGTGGGCGGATGCCAATTTTACCGGTGTCGTCACTGGCGTTACCATCGCCAGCCCGCCGGTCGTCAGCTTCAAGGTGACTGATGCCACTGGCGCCCCCGTCATCGGTCTGGGTAGCACCTCCAAGAGCGCTACTGCAAAGTTCGCAAGTTATCCCAACCTGGCGTTCGCATTGGCCAAATTGGTACCAGCGGCCAACGGCAGCCCCAGCAAGTGGGTCAGCTACAACGTGACCACCGTAGAGACATCAACCGCCGCTATCACCGCCAGCAAACCCACCACCGACAACACCGGCACGCTGGTAGACAACGGTGACGGTAGCTACAAATACACCTTCTACCGAGATATCACCAAGGCCAAGGATGTGGTTGCGGCGCTCACCCTGACCGGCGCCAACAAGGCCGCCGACCTGGGCGACTTGACCTACGATCCGACTCTGACCCACCGTCTGGTGCTGCAGCTTTCGGGCAATGCGCCTGGAACCGGCACCAACACGGCCGATGCCGTTCAGGTGACCCCAGGGGTTGCCATGAAGAACCCGCTGAACGTCATTTATGACTTCATCCCTGCCTCCGGCAAGGTCGTCACTGACACCGACACGCAGCGCGAAATTGTGGCGATTGCCTCATGCAACCAATGCCACAGCAAGCTGGCGTTTCATGGCGGTGGTCGTGTTGACACCCGGTATTGCGTGGTCTGCCACAGTGACCAGCGCAAGTACAGCAACGCTGAAGCAGCCACCACATCTACCGGCTATTCTGGCAGCACGTACCGGATCAACGACAAGGCAGTCGGTAATTTCCCGATGTTCGTGCACGCACTTCATAAGGGCAAAGAGTTGACCAAGACCGGCTACAACTACGCCAACGTCCTGTTCAACGAAATCGGCTACCCACAACCGATCACCAACTGCGTCAAGTGCCATGATGGTTCCGCTACGGCCAAGAACAAGACGGCGCAAGGCGACAACTGGAAGAATGTCCCGAATCTGGTTGCGTGCGGCTCGTGCCATGACAATGTCAACTTTGCCACGGGTGCCAACCACATTGGCGGTGCCAAGGCTGACGACAAGCTGTGTGCACTTTGCCACGACGCAAGTTCGATCGCTTCGGTCTACCACGTGACGGTTGATCCGACCGGCGCGAATGGCCGTGGTGGTTATCCGTTGAACACTGCAGATAACGTGCCCACCCCCGGTTTCCCGTCGGGCCAAGGTCCGTCGATCCCGCTGGCTTCGCAACTGAATCTGCCAGCCGGTGTCTACAAGATTGGTCTTGAAATCAAATCGGTCACGGTTGCCGGTGCCGCAGGCGCCAAAAAAGCCACTGTCGTTTACCGTGTCCTGAAAGACGGTGCGCCAGTGACTTTGAATACCACGGGTAATTTGATTACCGGTGTTGACGGCACACCGGACATCTATTTGGCCTACGGTGTACCGCAGGATGGTCAACCAGCGGATGGCAGCACAGTGGTCGACTGGAATGCAAGCCAATCCGTGCATGTCAGCGACATCGTGGCAACGCAAGGTGCTCCCGCTGCAGATGGCTGGTACACCGTGGTGGTGAACAAGATCATTCCGGACAACGCCAAGATGGTTACGGCCGGCCTGGGCATCAACTACAACGGTTTTGTTCAGTTGAACAATGCAGCCTATCCGAAGGGCATCCGCCTGCGCGAGCCCAAGTTCGCCATGATGACTGCAACCGGTTACACCGCTCGTCGCGCCGTGGTCGATGGTGATAAGTGCAATAGCTGCCACGGCCAATTGGGTGTCGCTCCGTCCTTCCACAGCGGTGCCCGTAACAACGGCGCTGGCTGCGTAATGTGCCACACCCCCAACAATTCGACCGGCCATACCGGGGCGGCGAATAATTTTGGCGGTGGCTGGTCAGTCAGCGGCAAGAACCTGATTCACTCCATCCACGCGTCAGGCAAGCGGGAACAAGCGTTCACCTACGAAGCAACCGCCGCGAACCCGAACGGCTTCCAGGAAGTTACTTATCCTGGTGTGCTGAACAAGTGTGAACAGTGCCACGTGGCTGGTAGCTATGACTTCAGTGCCTCGGCCAATGCTGCGGCGTTGCCTAACCTGTTGTGGACCACTGAGGCAAAGACCGACATGAGCAATCCTACGTCGGCTCCTTCGATCGGACTCTCACCATGGGTTACCACATTGGGCGCAGGACAGGCGAACTATTCCACTACAGGTACTTTACCGCTTGGCAATCTGGTGACATCACCGGTGACATCGTCCTGCTTCGGTTGCCACGACAGCAAGACAGCGGTCGCGCACATGCAACTCAACGGCGGCACCATTTACGGCTTGGTTTCAGCCGTTTCTGTTAGCAAGACCACCGACCGCTCACAGGGCTTCGCCAAAGTCGAATCCTGCACGGTCTGCCATGGTACCGGCAAGGTGGCCGACATCAAGGTTGTTCACATGAACTAA
- a CDS encoding MtrB/PioB family decaheme-associated outer membrane protein, protein MTSIVTSFRFQRTALALAVCAAFAPVQAQAEDDAASAAQTTISVGLGAVDGSNADRALFRQYNGLRDQSAVGMLDIDYSLRKPETSSWVQFTGSNLLGDTRELGLVWKNPGSWKFTADYGELVHYDPNRVNTGLLGAGSTTPQVVVVPQGTGAELDLKTKRTSLGLGFTKIISPRLQFAVDLKTENKEGARLFGLGQICSPLITGSCNTALGSGVLMLPEPINANHSQVEARLSYALEKLRFSVGYYGSFYRNDNAALQPNLGGFASTTTPVLNSLALAPDNQAHQLDLSGSYDFTGTTHGSFKLGYAQATQNADFAGAGLIGPAGVANLGAQVNTTMAKIGITSRPIPKLSLLADLRYEDKDDQTPLANYNVAGAGATAVSATNRDLSSKKIKGKLQASWQFTSDYRGTLGADYESIDRGAFTATSAVSGFIPLRQETTETGVRAELRRRLTNDLSGAISVSSSKRDGSNWLQGSSSATGVTEVADPATSLSSAIFMPTLADRQRDKIKLFADWQPSEKLSLQFSAEEGKDKFSTPSTYGLHDTRMNQFSVDWGYALSDKWALNGYVSQGLQTLNQSHPAGYVIAFDNTNTGVGLGFTGKLASKLLVGGNLSYVDDKSVYKQTLVSSGGLPDVVYRQTALKLFGKYELEKGSSVRVDLVHQRVSVNDWAWDNNGAQFAYSDGTTVTQNPNQTVSFIGVTYIYLLK, encoded by the coding sequence ATGACCAGTATCGTTACATCATTTCGCTTTCAGCGCACCGCGCTTGCCTTGGCAGTGTGTGCCGCTTTCGCCCCCGTTCAGGCCCAGGCCGAGGATGACGCTGCCAGCGCCGCACAAACCACGATAAGTGTTGGCCTCGGCGCGGTCGACGGCTCCAACGCCGACCGGGCGCTGTTTCGCCAATACAACGGTTTGCGCGATCAAAGCGCCGTCGGCATGCTGGACATCGACTACAGCCTGCGCAAACCAGAGACCTCTAGCTGGGTCCAATTTACGGGTTCGAACCTGCTGGGCGACACGCGTGAGCTGGGCTTGGTCTGGAAGAATCCGGGTAGCTGGAAGTTCACCGCCGACTATGGTGAGTTGGTTCACTACGATCCAAATAGGGTTAATACCGGCCTGCTTGGCGCCGGTTCGACGACACCGCAGGTGGTCGTTGTGCCTCAAGGTACGGGGGCCGAACTTGACTTGAAGACCAAGCGAACCAGCCTGGGGCTCGGGTTCACCAAGATCATCTCGCCAAGGCTTCAATTTGCAGTCGATCTGAAGACCGAAAATAAAGAGGGTGCGCGGCTGTTCGGTCTCGGCCAGATCTGCTCCCCCCTGATCACGGGGTCGTGCAACACCGCGCTGGGTTCTGGCGTGCTGATGCTGCCCGAGCCCATCAACGCCAACCACAGTCAGGTCGAAGCCCGCTTGAGTTATGCGTTGGAAAAGCTGCGTTTCAGCGTCGGCTACTATGGCTCGTTCTACCGCAATGACAACGCCGCGCTTCAGCCGAATTTGGGTGGCTTCGCCAGCACCACCACGCCAGTGCTGAATTCACTGGCTCTGGCGCCAGACAACCAGGCGCATCAACTCGACCTGAGTGGCAGCTACGACTTCACCGGCACCACACACGGCTCATTTAAGCTGGGTTACGCCCAAGCCACACAGAACGCTGACTTTGCCGGCGCCGGTCTGATTGGCCCTGCAGGCGTCGCGAATCTTGGTGCTCAGGTGAATACGACGATGGCCAAAATTGGTATTACCTCGCGCCCGATACCCAAGCTCTCGTTGCTGGCCGATCTGCGCTATGAAGACAAGGACGACCAGACGCCGCTTGCCAACTACAACGTCGCTGGTGCGGGTGCAACTGCCGTGTCCGCCACCAACCGCGATCTTTCCAGCAAGAAGATCAAGGGCAAGCTGCAGGCCAGCTGGCAATTCACCAGTGACTATCGCGGCACCCTGGGTGCAGACTACGAATCCATTGATCGCGGCGCCTTCACCGCGACCAGTGCGGTGTCGGGCTTCATCCCACTGCGCCAGGAGACGACGGAGACGGGCGTGCGTGCAGAGCTGCGCCGCCGGTTGACAAATGACTTGAGCGGTGCGATCAGTGTGTCCAGCAGCAAACGTGACGGCTCAAACTGGTTGCAGGGCAGCAGCAGTGCGACAGGAGTCACCGAGGTTGCCGACCCCGCCACCAGCCTGTCCAGCGCCATCTTCATGCCGACACTGGCCGATCGCCAGCGCGACAAGATCAAGTTGTTTGCCGACTGGCAGCCCAGCGAGAAGTTGAGCCTTCAGTTCAGCGCTGAAGAAGGTAAAGACAAGTTCAGTACGCCCAGCACTTACGGTTTGCACGATACCCGCATGAATCAATTCAGCGTTGATTGGGGCTACGCGTTGTCTGACAAATGGGCCTTGAACGGCTATGTGTCCCAGGGCCTGCAAACTTTGAATCAGTCGCACCCTGCTGGTTACGTGATTGCTTTTGACAACACGAACACCGGTGTTGGTCTTGGCTTCACTGGCAAACTTGCCAGCAAGCTCCTGGTCGGTGGCAACCTGTCCTACGTAGATGACAAAAGTGTCTACAAGCAAACGCTCGTGAGCAGCGGGGGTTTGCCAGATGTGGTCTATCGCCAGACCGCGCTGAAATTGTTCGGCAAGTACGAGCTAGAGAAAGGCTCTTCGGTACGTGTTGATCTGGTGCACCAGCGCGTTAGCGTGAATGACTGGGCTTGGGACAATAACGGCGCGCAGTTCGCATATTCAGACGGCACAACGGTGACACAAAATCCGAACCAAACCGTCAGTTTTATCGGCGTCACTTATATCTATCTGTTGAAGTAG
- a CDS encoding OmcA/MtrC family decaheme c-type cytochrome encodes MDLTALVNVGSNTTAATPAAAAAWQSLAPQVTVTSVTINSAPVVKFTVKDAAGKAIVGLANYSQSSTATVKGLTNLGFTLAKLVPGTNGDPSKWVSYNVIRPVTVAEQGGTIAATASCNKTATAAATWCGTYPTTDTQGTLVDNGDGSYQYTFFRDVTKVKDLVAGLTDTADGLSKKADLGDLSYDPTLTHRLGIQLGGAAPGTGSNNPTANSTGAPASVNMVNTANAVYNFRPDGAAVTASRDIVKIDSCSSCHQGQVLAHGSRKDPNYCVTCHTDQIRYSFSMEAPASGFTLTGGITGTTQQKRAEQAVVNGRAVGNLPNFLHKLHMGNGLVKQGYNYNANGGAMLFNEVTFPQNVNNCTTCHDGSATAAIKTANGDNWKSVPSLLACGACHDGINFATGTGATLADKAKDLAAKVAIGTTQTGHVGGAKANNAQCVLCHDAVTIPTYHAAENASPHNPTVPVGLKNFKYEIKSAAATATSVTVVFKITADGTPVTFLAPAAGMANPLTGFTGAPGFLLAYAKTQDGVTTPIDYNNLGNGQSNAQPVSVSIASLLDTAKATTVGTLAGPDTSGYYTATIVGTANVFPTGAVLRTVALQGYFTQVAPAAARHTLSVVKMVGTDAARRSVVEPNKCGNCHEVFEGHGGNRNIGLGSEGIVVCLVCHNPGLVTSGRGIPDVTLANWKFTTAEDAILTAWGVVKTAVNGALGFPQVSNNFKDMIHGIHAGKDRTNPIAIARNRGASVNLTAGTQSGAITLIDGNEIGFPGILNNCESCHKAGTYSTVPANTLVSSFEANIAAANTTTTDAVNALKQPNVYDKVTTPFTAACVSCHDAATAQAHMTLNGGQILVLRTAANTAGESCAVCHSAGKEFDAAVVHK; translated from the coding sequence GTGGACCTCACTGCCCTGGTGAATGTCGGTAGCAACACCACTGCGGCAACGCCTGCAGCTGCAGCCGCCTGGCAATCGCTTGCGCCCCAGGTCACGGTGACCAGCGTCACCATCAACAGCGCCCCGGTTGTCAAGTTCACCGTCAAGGATGCGGCTGGTAAAGCGATCGTGGGCCTTGCCAACTACTCCCAAAGTTCAACCGCCACCGTCAAGGGACTGACCAATCTGGGCTTCACCTTGGCCAAACTGGTGCCCGGCACCAATGGCGACCCCAGCAAATGGGTCAGCTACAACGTTATCAGGCCCGTCACCGTCGCAGAGCAGGGAGGCACCATTGCCGCCACTGCTTCGTGCAACAAGACGGCCACTGCCGCAGCCACCTGGTGCGGCACCTACCCAACCACCGACACACAGGGCACCCTGGTCGATAACGGTGACGGCAGCTACCAATACACCTTCTTCCGCGACGTCACCAAGGTCAAGGACCTCGTCGCCGGCCTAACGGACACGGCTGATGGTCTTTCCAAGAAAGCTGACCTGGGCGACCTGAGCTATGACCCGACCCTGACTCATCGTCTGGGGATTCAACTCGGCGGTGCCGCTCCTGGCACGGGCAGCAACAATCCGACCGCCAACAGCACCGGAGCACCCGCTTCAGTCAATATGGTCAACACCGCAAACGCCGTGTACAACTTCCGGCCCGATGGCGCGGCGGTGACCGCCTCGCGCGACATCGTCAAAATCGATTCCTGCAGTTCCTGCCACCAGGGCCAAGTTCTGGCGCATGGCAGCCGCAAGGATCCCAACTATTGCGTGACCTGCCACACTGACCAGATCAGATACTCGTTCAGCATGGAGGCGCCTGCCAGCGGCTTCACCTTGACTGGTGGCATAACGGGTACAACGCAGCAGAAACGTGCCGAGCAAGCGGTTGTCAATGGCCGGGCTGTCGGTAACCTGCCCAACTTCCTGCATAAACTGCACATGGGTAACGGACTGGTCAAGCAAGGCTACAACTACAACGCCAATGGCGGCGCCATGCTGTTCAATGAAGTCACCTTCCCGCAGAATGTCAATAATTGCACGACCTGCCACGACGGTTCTGCGACCGCGGCGATCAAGACTGCCAATGGCGACAACTGGAAGAGCGTGCCCAGCCTTCTCGCTTGCGGCGCCTGCCATGACGGCATCAACTTTGCCACTGGCACCGGGGCAACACTGGCTGACAAGGCCAAGGATCTTGCAGCCAAAGTCGCAATTGGAACCACACAGACCGGTCACGTTGGTGGTGCCAAGGCCAATAACGCCCAATGCGTGTTGTGCCATGATGCAGTAACCATTCCGACCTACCACGCTGCCGAAAATGCATCGCCGCATAACCCGACCGTTCCGGTCGGACTGAAGAATTTCAAATACGAAATCAAGTCCGCCGCCGCCACTGCGACCAGCGTCACGGTCGTGTTCAAGATTACCGCCGACGGAACGCCAGTTACCTTCTTGGCCCCAGCCGCAGGCATGGCCAATCCGTTGACGGGCTTCACCGGTGCGCCAGGCTTCTTGCTGGCCTATGCAAAGACGCAGGATGGTGTCACCACGCCGATCGACTACAACAACCTGGGCAATGGCCAAAGTAACGCCCAGCCAGTCAGCGTGTCGATCGCCAGCTTGCTGGACACAGCCAAGGCCACCACTGTGGGCACCTTGGCCGGTCCTGACACCAGCGGGTACTACACCGCAACCATCGTTGGTACTGCCAATGTCTTCCCCACCGGTGCGGTACTTCGTACGGTGGCACTGCAAGGTTATTTCACCCAGGTTGCGCCTGCAGCCGCTCGCCACACCCTGTCGGTCGTGAAGATGGTGGGTACCGACGCAGCACGCCGTTCTGTGGTGGAGCCTAACAAGTGCGGCAACTGTCACGAGGTGTTTGAAGGACACGGCGGCAACCGCAACATCGGTCTTGGCTCTGAAGGCATTGTGGTCTGTCTCGTTTGCCACAACCCTGGCTTGGTCACCAGCGGCCGGGGTATACCAGACGTCACGCTTGCCAACTGGAAGTTCACGACTGCAGAAGATGCCATCCTGACGGCTTGGGGTGTTGTCAAGACCGCGGTGAACGGCGCTTTGGGATTCCCGCAGGTCTCCAATAACTTCAAGGACATGATTCACGGTATCCATGCTGGCAAGGACCGTACCAACCCGATCGCCATTGCACGCAATCGCGGGGCCTCGGTAAACTTGACTGCTGGTACACAAAGCGGCGCGATCACATTGATCGACGGCAACGAAATCGGCTTCCCGGGCATTCTGAACAACTGCGAGTCCTGCCACAAAGCCGGTACTTACAGCACGGTTCCGGCCAACACGCTGGTGAGTTCATTTGAGGCAAACATTGCTGCGGCGAACACGACCACGACCGACGCGGTGAACGCTCTCAAACAGCCGAATGTGTACGACAAGGTGACGACCCCGTTCACTGCCGCCTGCGTCAGCTGCCATGACGCGGCCACAGCCCAGGCCCACATGACCCTGAACGGCGGTCAGATCCTGGTGCTACGCACTGCAGCAAACACGGCGGGTGAATCGTGCGCCGTGTGTCACAGTGCTGGCAAGGAGTTTGATGCCGCGGTCGTTCACAAATGA
- a CDS encoding DmsE family decaheme c-type cytochrome, translated as MRIKRLMAVVGLSLFGLLGSAWSAEPVGAALCVTCHDEEDLPDMSRSAHGFTADKRAPDCISCHGPSPTHAKKPAGVAERPHPDRMFTKKSTTPASERNAACLTCHNKDAKRALWGGSQHDAADVACNSCHKIHANSDKVLSKATQTDVCYTCHKEQRTQMNRPSHHPVPEGKMSCSDCHNPHGSAGPKLVKRDSINDTCYTCHAEKRGPFVHSHEPVTEDCSNCHNAHGTTVASMLKARPPLLCQQCHTPHAQTGDGPIPGQLTSATRSQNSVTIWQGRSCLNCHTQVHGSNNPSTTNPTPQLLMR; from the coding sequence ATGCGAATTAAGCGTTTAATGGCCGTCGTTGGCCTCAGTTTGTTCGGGTTGCTCGGTTCAGCCTGGAGCGCCGAGCCCGTCGGGGCGGCGTTGTGCGTGACCTGTCACGACGAAGAAGACCTGCCAGACATGAGCAGGTCCGCGCACGGCTTCACCGCTGACAAACGCGCGCCGGATTGCATCAGCTGCCACGGCCCGAGTCCGACCCATGCCAAGAAGCCAGCCGGCGTCGCCGAGCGGCCCCATCCCGACCGGATGTTCACCAAGAAGTCGACCACGCCTGCGAGCGAGCGCAACGCGGCCTGCCTGACCTGCCACAACAAGGACGCCAAGCGCGCGTTGTGGGGCGGCAGCCAGCACGATGCCGCTGACGTTGCCTGCAATTCCTGCCACAAGATCCATGCCAACAGCGACAAGGTGCTGTCCAAGGCCACCCAAACCGATGTCTGCTACACCTGCCACAAGGAGCAACGCACACAGATGAACCGGCCTTCGCACCACCCGGTGCCAGAGGGCAAAATGAGCTGCTCGGATTGTCATAACCCGCATGGATCGGCCGGCCCCAAGCTGGTCAAGCGCGACAGTATCAACGACACCTGCTACACCTGCCACGCCGAAAAGCGCGGCCCGTTCGTGCATTCGCATGAACCCGTCACCGAAGACTGCTCCAACTGCCACAATGCTCACGGTACAACCGTTGCGTCCATGCTCAAGGCCCGTCCGCCCTTGCTGTGCCAGCAATGCCACACGCCGCACGCCCAAACCGGCGATGGCCCGATTCCTGGCCAGCTCACGAGCGCCACTCGCAGCCAGAACTCTGTCACCATCTGGCAGGGCCGTAGCTGCCTGAACTGCCACACGCAGGTTCACGGTTCCAATAATCCGTCGACCACCAACCCGACCCCACAGCTCTTGATGCGCTGA
- a CDS encoding c-type cytochrome, whose translation MKLLTTLFLAGGLMTASFAYAAPDADAAQALLKKSNCTKCHSVDKKKDGPAYKEVAKKYKGKADAEAKLLTHITTGPMIEIDGVKEEHSKVKSSDVAEQKNLVQWILSL comes from the coding sequence ATGAAGCTTCTGACAACATTATTTCTGGCCGGCGGTTTGATGACTGCTTCGTTTGCTTACGCCGCACCCGACGCAGATGCAGCGCAAGCGCTGCTGAAGAAGAGCAACTGCACCAAATGCCACTCCGTCGACAAAAAGAAGGACGGCCCGGCGTACAAGGAAGTCGCCAAGAAGTACAAGGGCAAGGCCGATGCCGAAGCCAAGCTGCTTACGCATATCACCACGGGTCCGATGATCGAGATCGACGGTGTCAAAGAAGAACATTCCAAAGTCAAATCAAGCGATGTTGCCGAGCAAAAGAATCTGGTGCAATGGATTTTGTCGCTTTAA